The following coding sequences lie in one Equus przewalskii isolate Varuska chromosome 25, EquPr2, whole genome shotgun sequence genomic window:
- the PLEKHG3 gene encoding pleckstrin homology domain-containing family G member 3 isoform X6 has product MGALLRKVNLTGVPEPGSDARMPVSASLRQDGSQERPVSLSSSTSSSGSSRDSRGAMEEPNASEAAAENGAGSPRGRHPPNSNNNSSGWLNRRGPLSPFNSRAAAAPAHKLSYLGRVVREIVETERMYVQDLRSIVEDYLLKIIDTPGLLKPEQVSALFGNIENIYALNSQLLRDLDSCNSDPVAVASCFVERSQEFDIYTQYCNNYPNSVAALTECMRDKQQAKFFRDRQELLQHSLPLGSYLLKPVQRILKYHLLLQEIAKHFDEEEDGFEVVEDAIDTMTCVAWYINDMKRRHEHAVRLQEIQSLLINWKGPDLTIYGELVLEGTFRVHRVRNERTFFLFDKALLITKKRGDHFVYKGHIPCSSLMLIESTRDSLCFTVTHYKHSKQQYSIQAKTVEEKRSWTHHIKRLILENHHTTIPQKAKEAILEMDSYYPNRYRHSPERLKKAWSSQDEVSTHMQQGRRQSEPTRHLLRQLSEKARAAGMKHAGSAGTLLDFGQPAHPRGLQPEAEGAAQEEQEEEEEEVVEEEEEEEEEQAFQVSLEDLAGHEGSEKGARPEPPGSEEEEEESLAVAEQVADFASSLLAALHCWHYRANALLFSRGAMAKGRRESEGSKSCRSPSGRSPTRAEKRMSFESASSLPEVEPDPESGTEQEVFATVEGPSTEEMPSDSESPEVLDAQLDVHQELLGLDHPGGIVDFVVAESTEDLKALSSEEEEEEPESLLPPSVLDQASVIAERFVSSFSRRSSLALEDSKSSGFGTPRLTSRSSSVLSLEGSEKGLARGGSTSDPLGSQLPQEVDTTVGAAMESGPSVNGTQPPSPGCPVEPDKSSCKKKESMLSTRDRLLLDKIKSYYENAEHHDAGFSIRRRESLSYIPKGLVRNSVSRFNSLPKPDPEPVAPLGHKRQAGSRPASWALFDLPGPGEAGAGEPAPITDAEFRPSSEIVKIWEGMESSGGSPRKGPGQGQANGFDLHEPLFILEEHELGAITEESATASPESVSPTERPSPAHLARELKELVKELSNGTQGELVAPLHPRIVQLSHVMDSRVSERVKNKVYQLARQYSLRIKSKSVTARPPLQWEKAAATVPRLQEEAGAPSGGSGRRKPVLSLLNPEQPTTGQEPSPPKPCSAGETSPRRFSCSPSAASPRTPSSGVRPSSRSPLSPFNTETFHWPDVRELCSKYASYDESLQAEGSRPRGPPVYRSRSVPESIVEPPLPGRAGRCSSLSSQRARAGLEAAQLQPPGALPPGGPAAEGALYVTADLTLDNNRRVIVMEKGPLPQPPVGLEDGGGHGPSLPAARVGQGQDFQESAEYRPKEEGPRDPADPSQQGRVRNLREKFQALNSVG; this is encoded by the exons aATCTCACCGGGGTGCCCGAGCCAGGCAGCGATGCCAGGATGcccgtctctgcctccctccGCCAGGATGGCAGCCAGGAGCGGCCGGTGAGCCTGAGCTCCAGCACCTCCTCGTCGGGCTCCTCCCGTGACAGCCGCGGCGCCATGGAGGAGCCCAATGCCTCCGAGGCTGCAGCCGAGAACGGGGCGGGCTCCCCACGCGGCCGGCATCCCcccaacagcaacaacaactCCAGCGGCTGGCTGAACAGGAGGGGGCCCCTGTCCCCGTTCAACAGCCGGGCGGCCGCAGCGCCTGCGCACAAGCTCAGCTACCTGGGCCGAGTGGTGCGGGAGATCGTGGAAACGGAGCGCATGTACGTGCAGGACCTGCGCAGCATCGTTGAG GACTACCTCTTGAAGATCATCGACAcgcccgggctgctgaagccagAACAAGTCAGTGCCCTCTTTGGGAACATAGAAAACATCTACGCACTGAACAG CCAGCTACTCAGAGACCTGGACAGCTGCAATAGTGACCCCGTGGCTGTGGCCAGCTGCTTTGTGGAAAGG AGCCAGGAGTTTGATATCTACACCCAGTACTGCAACAACTACCCCAA CTCGGTGGCAGCCCTGACGGAGTGCATGCGGGACAAGCAGCAGGCCAAGTTCTTCCGGGACCGGCAGGAGCTGCTGCAGCACTCACTGCCCTTGGGCTCCTACCTGCTGAAGCCTGTGCAGCGCATCCTCAAGTACCACCTGCTGCTCCAG GAAATTGCAAAACATTTTGATGAAGAAGAGGATGGCTTTGAGGTGGTAGAGGATGCCATTGACACCATGACCTGTGTGGCCTGGTACATCAACGACATGAAGAGGAGGCACGAGCATGCAGTCCGGCTCCAG GAGATTCAGTCGCTGCTTATCAACTGGAAGGGGCCAGACCTGACCATCTATGGGGAGCTCGTCCTGGAGGGCACGTTCCGTGTGCACCGCGTGCGCAACGAGAGGACCTTCTTCCTCTTTGACAAAGCGCTGCTTATCACCAAGAAGCGGGGCGATCACTTTGTCTACAAGGGTCACATCCCG TGCTCCTCCCTAATGCTGATTGAAAGCACCAGAGATTCCCTGTGCTTCACCGTCACCCACTACAAGCACAGCAAGCAGCAGTACAGCATCCAG GCCAAAACAGTGGAGGAGAAACGGAGCTGGACTCACCACATCAAGAGGCTCATCCTGGAGAATCACCATACCACCATCCCCCAGAAG gcCAAGGAAGCCATCCTGGAAATGGATTCCTACT ATCCCAATCGGTACCGGCATAGCCCAGAGCGGCTGAAGAAGGCTTGGTCCTCCCAGGATGAGGTGTCTACCCACATGCAGCAGGGCCGCCGGCAGTCAG aGCCAACCAGACACCTGCTCAGGCAACTCAGTGAGAAAG CCAGAGCAGCGGGAATGAAG CATGCGGGCAGTGCCGGCACTCTCCTGGACTTTGGGCAGCCCGCCCATCCTCGGGGCCTGCAGCCGGAGGCTGAAGGGGCTgcccaggaggagcaggaggaagaggaggaggaggtggtggaggaggaggaggaggaggaggaggagcaggcctTTCAGGTCTCTCTGGAGGACCTGGCAGGGCATGAAGGCAGCGAGAAGGGGGCCAGGCCGGAGCCCCCAGGctcggaggaggaggaggaggagagcctgGCAGTGGCGGAGCAGGTAGCCGACTTTGCCAGCTCCCTGCTGGCCGCCCTCCACTGCTGGCACTATCGGGCCAACGCTTTACTTTTCTCCCGGGGCGCTATG GCAAAGGGGCGCAGGGAGTCTGAAGGCTCCAAGAGCTGCAGAAGCCCCAGCGGTCGCTCTCCAACCCGTGCTGAGAAGCGCATGAGCTTTGAGTCGGCCTCCTCCTTGCCAGAG GTTGAGCCAGACCCTGAGTCTGGGACAGAGCAGGAGGTGTTTGCCACTGTGGAAGGTCCCAGCACCGAGGAGATGCCCTCAGACTCAGAGTCTCCAGAAGTCCTGGATGCACAGCTTGACGTCCATCAGGAGCTGCTGGGGCTGGACCACCCAGGTGGCATAGTGGACTTCGTGGTGGCTGAGAGCACTGAGGACCTTAAGGCCCTGagcagtgaggaggaggaggaggagcccgaGAGCCTCCTGCCCCCCTCTGTGTTGGACCAGGCCAGTGTCATTGCTGAGCGGTTCGTCAGCAGCTTCTCTCGGCGGAGCAGCCTGGCGCTGGAGGACAGCAAGTCAAGTGGCTTCGGGACCCCGAGACTCACCAGCCGGAGCAGCAGTGTGCTCAGCCTAGAGGGCAGCGAGAAGGGCCTGGCCCGAGGTGGTAGCACCTCAGACCCCCTCGGCTCTCAGCTCCCCCAGGAAGTCGACACTACTGTGGGGGCGGCCATGGAGAGCGGCCCTTCTGTCAATGGGACACAGCCCCCAAGCCCAGGCTGCCCAGTGGAGCCAGACAAGTCTTCCTGCAAGAAGAAGGAATCTATGCTCTCCACCCGAGACCGGCTGTTGCTGGACAAAATCAAGAGCTACTACGAAAACGCAGAGCATCATGATGCGGGTTTTAGCATCCGGCGCCGGGAGAGCCTTTCCTACATCCCCAAAGGGCTGGTGAGAAACTCTGTCTCCAGGTTCAACAGCCTTCCCAAGCCGGACCCGGAGCCAGTGGCTCCGCTGGGCCACAAGAGACAGGCAGGCTCCCGGCCGGCTTCGTGGGCCCTGTTTGACCTCCCAGGACCAGGCGAGGCGGGCGCTGGGGAGCCAGCTCCTATCACAGATGCTGAGTTCCGCCCATCTTCAGAAATTGTTAAGATCTGGGAGGGAATGGAGTCTTCTGGGGGGAGCCCTCGGAAGGGGCCAGGCCAAGGCCAGGCCAATGGCTTTGACCTGCACGAGCCACTCTTCATCCTGGAGGAGCATGAGCTGGGGGCCATCACCGAGGAGTCAGCCACTGCCTCACCGGAGAGTGTCTCCCCGACTGAGCGGCCCAGCCCGGCCCACCTGGCGCGGGAGCTGAAGGAGCTGGTGAAGGAGCTGAGCAATGGCACCCAGGGGGAGCTGGTGGCCCCATTGCACCCCCGCATTGTGCAGCTCTCCCACGTGATGGACAGCCGCGTGAGCGAGCGAGTCAAGAACAAAGTCTACCAGCTGGCCCGCCAGTACAGTCTCCGGATCAAGAGCAAGTCAGTGACGGCCAGACCGCCACTGCAGTGGGAGAAGGCGGCTGCCACCGTTCCCCGCctgcaggaggaggctggagcaCCGTCAGGTGGCTCAG GTAGGAGAAAGCCGGTGCTGTCCCTCCTCAACCCCGAGCAGCCGACGACAGGCCAGGAGCCCAGCCCGCCCAAGCCCTGCTCTGCCGGGGAGACGTCGCCACGGCGCTTCTCCTGCAGCCCCTCTGCTGCCAGCCCAAGGACCCCCTCCTCTGGTGTCCGGCCCTCCTCGAGAAGCCCCCTCAGCCCCTTCAATACTGAGACCTTCCACTGGCCTGACGTGCGGGAGCTCTGCTCCAAGTACGCCTCCTACGACGAGTCACTCCAGGCTGAGGGCAGCCGGCCCCGCGGCCCGCCCGTCTACCGCAGCCGCTCGGTGCCCGAGAGCATAGTGGAGCCGCCTCTGCCGGGCAGGGCGGGCCGCTGCAGCAGCCTGAGCTCCCAGAGGGCCCGCGCAGGCCTGGAGGCCGCCCAGCTGCAGCCTCCTGGGGCGCTGCCCCCAGGCGGGCCGGCCGCAGAGGGGGCCCTGTACGTGACCGCAGACCTCACCCTGGACAACAACCGGCGGGTGATTGTCATGGAGAAggggcccctgccccagccccctgtGGGGCTGGAGGACGGCGGTGGGCACGGACCAAGCCTGCCAGCggccagggtggggcagggccaggatttcCAGGAGTCTGCAGAGTATCGGCCAAAGGAAGAGGGTCCCAGGGACCCAGCGGACCCCAGCCAGCAGGGGAGAGTGAGAAACCTGCGGGAGAAATTCCAGGCCTTGAACTCCGTAGGTTGA
- the PLEKHG3 gene encoding pleckstrin homology domain-containing family G member 3 isoform X11: MSQNLTGVPEPGSDARMPVSASLRQDGSQERPVSLSSSTSSSGSSRDSRGAMEEPNASEAAAENGAGSPRGRHPPNSNNNSSGWLNRRGPLSPFNSRAAAAPAHKLSYLGRVVREIVETERMYVQDLRSIVEDYLLKIIDTPGLLKPEQVSALFGNIENIYALNSQLLRDLDSCNSDPVAVASCFVERSQEFDIYTQYCNNYPNSVAALTECMRDKQQAKFFRDRQELLQHSLPLGSYLLKPVQRILKYHLLLQEIAKHFDEEEDGFEVVEDAIDTMTCVAWYINDMKRRHEHAVRLQEIQSLLINWKGPDLTIYGELVLEGTFRVHRVRNERTFFLFDKALLITKKRGDHFVYKGHIPCSSLMLIESTRDSLCFTVTHYKHSKQQYSIQAKTVEEKRSWTHHIKRLILENHHTTIPQKAKEAILEMDSYYPNRYRHSPERLKKAWSSQDEVSTHMQQGRRQSEPTRHLLRQLSEKARAAGMKHAGSAGTLLDFGQPAHPRGLQPEAEGAAQEEQEEEEEEVVEEEEEEEEEQAFQVSLEDLAGHEGSEKGARPEPPGSEEEEEESLAVAEQAKGRRESEGSKSCRSPSGRSPTRAEKRMSFESASSLPEVEPDPESGTEQEVFATVEGPSTEEMPSDSESPEVLDAQLDVHQELLGLDHPGGIVDFVVAESTEDLKALSSEEEEEEPESLLPPSVLDQASVIAERFVSSFSRRSSLALEDSKSSGFGTPRLTSRSSSVLSLEGSEKGLARGGSTSDPLGSQLPQEVDTTVGAAMESGPSVNGTQPPSPGCPVEPDKSSCKKKESMLSTRDRLLLDKIKSYYENAEHHDAGFSIRRRESLSYIPKGLVRNSVSRFNSLPKPDPEPVAPLGHKRQAGSRPASWALFDLPGPGEAGAGEPAPITDAEFRPSSEIVKIWEGMESSGGSPRKGPGQGQANGFDLHEPLFILEEHELGAITEESATASPESVSPTERPSPAHLARELKELVKELSNGTQGELVAPLHPRIVQLSHVMDSRVSERVKNKVYQLARQYSLRIKSKSVTARPPLQWEKAAATVPRLQEEAGAPSGGSGRRKPVLSLLNPEQPTTGQEPSPPKPCSAGETSPRRFSCSPSAASPRTPSSGVRPSSRSPLSPFNTETFHWPDVRELCSKYASYDESLQAEGSRPRGPPVYRSRSVPESIVEPPLPGRAGRCSSLSSQRARAGLEAAQLQPPGALPPGGPAAEGALYVTADLTLDNNRRVIVMEKGPLPQPPVGLEDGGGHGPSLPAARVGQGQDFQESAEYRPKEEGPRDPADPSQQGRVRNLREKFQALNSVG; the protein is encoded by the exons aATCTCACCGGGGTGCCCGAGCCAGGCAGCGATGCCAGGATGcccgtctctgcctccctccGCCAGGATGGCAGCCAGGAGCGGCCGGTGAGCCTGAGCTCCAGCACCTCCTCGTCGGGCTCCTCCCGTGACAGCCGCGGCGCCATGGAGGAGCCCAATGCCTCCGAGGCTGCAGCCGAGAACGGGGCGGGCTCCCCACGCGGCCGGCATCCCcccaacagcaacaacaactCCAGCGGCTGGCTGAACAGGAGGGGGCCCCTGTCCCCGTTCAACAGCCGGGCGGCCGCAGCGCCTGCGCACAAGCTCAGCTACCTGGGCCGAGTGGTGCGGGAGATCGTGGAAACGGAGCGCATGTACGTGCAGGACCTGCGCAGCATCGTTGAG GACTACCTCTTGAAGATCATCGACAcgcccgggctgctgaagccagAACAAGTCAGTGCCCTCTTTGGGAACATAGAAAACATCTACGCACTGAACAG CCAGCTACTCAGAGACCTGGACAGCTGCAATAGTGACCCCGTGGCTGTGGCCAGCTGCTTTGTGGAAAGG AGCCAGGAGTTTGATATCTACACCCAGTACTGCAACAACTACCCCAA CTCGGTGGCAGCCCTGACGGAGTGCATGCGGGACAAGCAGCAGGCCAAGTTCTTCCGGGACCGGCAGGAGCTGCTGCAGCACTCACTGCCCTTGGGCTCCTACCTGCTGAAGCCTGTGCAGCGCATCCTCAAGTACCACCTGCTGCTCCAG GAAATTGCAAAACATTTTGATGAAGAAGAGGATGGCTTTGAGGTGGTAGAGGATGCCATTGACACCATGACCTGTGTGGCCTGGTACATCAACGACATGAAGAGGAGGCACGAGCATGCAGTCCGGCTCCAG GAGATTCAGTCGCTGCTTATCAACTGGAAGGGGCCAGACCTGACCATCTATGGGGAGCTCGTCCTGGAGGGCACGTTCCGTGTGCACCGCGTGCGCAACGAGAGGACCTTCTTCCTCTTTGACAAAGCGCTGCTTATCACCAAGAAGCGGGGCGATCACTTTGTCTACAAGGGTCACATCCCG TGCTCCTCCCTAATGCTGATTGAAAGCACCAGAGATTCCCTGTGCTTCACCGTCACCCACTACAAGCACAGCAAGCAGCAGTACAGCATCCAG GCCAAAACAGTGGAGGAGAAACGGAGCTGGACTCACCACATCAAGAGGCTCATCCTGGAGAATCACCATACCACCATCCCCCAGAAG gcCAAGGAAGCCATCCTGGAAATGGATTCCTACT ATCCCAATCGGTACCGGCATAGCCCAGAGCGGCTGAAGAAGGCTTGGTCCTCCCAGGATGAGGTGTCTACCCACATGCAGCAGGGCCGCCGGCAGTCAG aGCCAACCAGACACCTGCTCAGGCAACTCAGTGAGAAAG CCAGAGCAGCGGGAATGAAG CATGCGGGCAGTGCCGGCACTCTCCTGGACTTTGGGCAGCCCGCCCATCCTCGGGGCCTGCAGCCGGAGGCTGAAGGGGCTgcccaggaggagcaggaggaagaggaggaggaggtggtggaggaggaggaggaggaggaggaggagcaggcctTTCAGGTCTCTCTGGAGGACCTGGCAGGGCATGAAGGCAGCGAGAAGGGGGCCAGGCCGGAGCCCCCAGGctcggaggaggaggaggaggagagcctgGCAGTGGCGGAGCAG GCAAAGGGGCGCAGGGAGTCTGAAGGCTCCAAGAGCTGCAGAAGCCCCAGCGGTCGCTCTCCAACCCGTGCTGAGAAGCGCATGAGCTTTGAGTCGGCCTCCTCCTTGCCAGAG GTTGAGCCAGACCCTGAGTCTGGGACAGAGCAGGAGGTGTTTGCCACTGTGGAAGGTCCCAGCACCGAGGAGATGCCCTCAGACTCAGAGTCTCCAGAAGTCCTGGATGCACAGCTTGACGTCCATCAGGAGCTGCTGGGGCTGGACCACCCAGGTGGCATAGTGGACTTCGTGGTGGCTGAGAGCACTGAGGACCTTAAGGCCCTGagcagtgaggaggaggaggaggagcccgaGAGCCTCCTGCCCCCCTCTGTGTTGGACCAGGCCAGTGTCATTGCTGAGCGGTTCGTCAGCAGCTTCTCTCGGCGGAGCAGCCTGGCGCTGGAGGACAGCAAGTCAAGTGGCTTCGGGACCCCGAGACTCACCAGCCGGAGCAGCAGTGTGCTCAGCCTAGAGGGCAGCGAGAAGGGCCTGGCCCGAGGTGGTAGCACCTCAGACCCCCTCGGCTCTCAGCTCCCCCAGGAAGTCGACACTACTGTGGGGGCGGCCATGGAGAGCGGCCCTTCTGTCAATGGGACACAGCCCCCAAGCCCAGGCTGCCCAGTGGAGCCAGACAAGTCTTCCTGCAAGAAGAAGGAATCTATGCTCTCCACCCGAGACCGGCTGTTGCTGGACAAAATCAAGAGCTACTACGAAAACGCAGAGCATCATGATGCGGGTTTTAGCATCCGGCGCCGGGAGAGCCTTTCCTACATCCCCAAAGGGCTGGTGAGAAACTCTGTCTCCAGGTTCAACAGCCTTCCCAAGCCGGACCCGGAGCCAGTGGCTCCGCTGGGCCACAAGAGACAGGCAGGCTCCCGGCCGGCTTCGTGGGCCCTGTTTGACCTCCCAGGACCAGGCGAGGCGGGCGCTGGGGAGCCAGCTCCTATCACAGATGCTGAGTTCCGCCCATCTTCAGAAATTGTTAAGATCTGGGAGGGAATGGAGTCTTCTGGGGGGAGCCCTCGGAAGGGGCCAGGCCAAGGCCAGGCCAATGGCTTTGACCTGCACGAGCCACTCTTCATCCTGGAGGAGCATGAGCTGGGGGCCATCACCGAGGAGTCAGCCACTGCCTCACCGGAGAGTGTCTCCCCGACTGAGCGGCCCAGCCCGGCCCACCTGGCGCGGGAGCTGAAGGAGCTGGTGAAGGAGCTGAGCAATGGCACCCAGGGGGAGCTGGTGGCCCCATTGCACCCCCGCATTGTGCAGCTCTCCCACGTGATGGACAGCCGCGTGAGCGAGCGAGTCAAGAACAAAGTCTACCAGCTGGCCCGCCAGTACAGTCTCCGGATCAAGAGCAAGTCAGTGACGGCCAGACCGCCACTGCAGTGGGAGAAGGCGGCTGCCACCGTTCCCCGCctgcaggaggaggctggagcaCCGTCAGGTGGCTCAG GTAGGAGAAAGCCGGTGCTGTCCCTCCTCAACCCCGAGCAGCCGACGACAGGCCAGGAGCCCAGCCCGCCCAAGCCCTGCTCTGCCGGGGAGACGTCGCCACGGCGCTTCTCCTGCAGCCCCTCTGCTGCCAGCCCAAGGACCCCCTCCTCTGGTGTCCGGCCCTCCTCGAGAAGCCCCCTCAGCCCCTTCAATACTGAGACCTTCCACTGGCCTGACGTGCGGGAGCTCTGCTCCAAGTACGCCTCCTACGACGAGTCACTCCAGGCTGAGGGCAGCCGGCCCCGCGGCCCGCCCGTCTACCGCAGCCGCTCGGTGCCCGAGAGCATAGTGGAGCCGCCTCTGCCGGGCAGGGCGGGCCGCTGCAGCAGCCTGAGCTCCCAGAGGGCCCGCGCAGGCCTGGAGGCCGCCCAGCTGCAGCCTCCTGGGGCGCTGCCCCCAGGCGGGCCGGCCGCAGAGGGGGCCCTGTACGTGACCGCAGACCTCACCCTGGACAACAACCGGCGGGTGATTGTCATGGAGAAggggcccctgccccagccccctgtGGGGCTGGAGGACGGCGGTGGGCACGGACCAAGCCTGCCAGCggccagggtggggcagggccaggatttcCAGGAGTCTGCAGAGTATCGGCCAAAGGAAGAGGGTCCCAGGGACCCAGCGGACCCCAGCCAGCAGGGGAGAGTGAGAAACCTGCGGGAGAAATTCCAGGCCTTGAACTCCGTAGGTTGA